agtagtTTAAAATTAGGCTAACTTTAATTGGATAAACGTTGAGATGTGTcgatttatattgaaattgaacTAAGTTGGTCCAGCCCATGTCAAGTCCAATGAAGGTTGGCATGTAGGTTAAGTTGTCAACATAACTTGAATCATGCCAATTCAAGTTTAAGTAAGGTCGagtttgtttgaattgaaaTGAGTTGGTTGGAACTAGGTTACAGACGATAGGATAGACTCATGTTCAATTTGGGTTGAACTAGGTTCAAGTTAGTTGAGTCCTAGATAAATTGACTAACTTTATTAAAGTCAAATTGGATTTGTGTTGAGTCTAAACATTAAgtcaaaattgtgtcaaacTGAGTTGGATCAATCCCATGTCAGATTGAGTGAGTTAGATTGGCCTAACATTTAAACAAGTTGTGTTGAATTCAAGTCAGGCCAAATCTAGTTGGGATTAGGTAATACCAAACAAATATTAACTCGAATTTGACTAAATTCTATCTTAATCGAGCTCAAATGTGATTAAGACAAGATGAGATCAAGTTAAAATAAGTCAAGTTAAACTTTATGTTTAACCAATACATAAATCATAAACATTGTATCAAGTTAAATTGGATTGATCTCATAATCCATTATGTGTTTCTAAATGATAAAGTAgatttaattctatttaaattaaattggaaaaaataaaaaaatgaatgattttattggtaaaaagtatattttgtttgatttggatttaacataaattataagttaaaatagatctaaattttaaattcgaTATATATGTTATTGGATGGGtggattttttaaattacaatagaTGATCCCCTTAGCTCTATAAAGCCAGCAATCGACAATGTTTTGAGTCTGCTGTCATTTTGGCGATGGTCACGTGACACTTAACCAACCAAAGACTACAAACACCAAGCAATTAATAGCCGAaagaaaatcttaattaaaagaCCGTTTAATAATGCCTTGCtgccaaaaataattaataaaagaacaaGTGAATTATTACAAATAGCAATGCACTCGGAGAACTCATTTTCTCAAATTTGGAACACATGCCTTCCGGAGATGTAAGGTAAAACAAACATTTAACTTATTGTTTTCAATGTGAACTTCTTTAAACAGAGAAAGTCCAGAATATTCTTCAGCATGGGGGCATGTCTGGCGGCGGCGGTGACAACATTAGATTTGAAGAGTTTCCATTCTTCACAATAAAAACTGTCTGCATGCCCCAAGATTGGTGGCGTTCTAGATGGCAGTGCATAAACCATACCCCTGCAATTCAAAATACATGCATGCAGTTCGTGtaagaaaaattacataagctctccattttaaaatttgaaaaaggaaactCGTATTTGGTGTTACATACCAGGATTCACAGCCACGAATCTAATGGCAGCCCATCCATTTATTGGCACAATCACAGTATTCAAGTAAGGAGGATCAACGAGATTGAAATTCAAGGGATCTTGACTTTGGTTAAAATTGCCTAATCCATATCCAACAACATGGAAACTGTACCCATGGAGATGGATAGGATGGTCTATCCCTCCAACAACGTTTGTTCCTTGGAACACAATTTCAACTGTTGCACCATAGTTCAGCACATTAACCCTAGTCTCTTTCGTTGGTGTATTCAACGTTATAGGCAAAATATCTGCAGTGTAGTTAAATGTAAAAGGTGGGAATCTGGGAAATCCCGATTGGTATATCCCATTGATATGATAGTAATAGGCTTTTAGAATGTCAATGCGGGGGGTTTGAAAGCTTATGTTGTTCATGCTAGCAGAGAAAATGGTTCCATTTATCCCCTGGCAGTCGTTTCTGCCATTAGGGCACGGCAAAGTGTTGACAGAAATAGTGGTGACTATTTGAGTTGTGATGTTTGTTGGGACTGGACTGGGGGATCTCTCAGGTAAGCCTCTCAAGTTTGTGATGAAGTCCAAAGCTGCTTGTGTATCATTAAAGTCGGGGAGGTTTGGTAATGAAGGAGATGAAGGTGGAGTGTAATTGCCACTGTACTCTATTCTAGCAGTGGTTGTTGTGTTATCAAAGGCAACACCAAACCCAGTTGAATATGCCCTTGCAGCTAGATAATAATGACCAGGTTCTTGGTTGGCGTGCAACAACACATCCATTGCTTGTCCTGGTGATATGCAAATGTAATCCCTTGTCAATGGCCTGGTGTATACAGCATCAGAACCAACAACAGTGAGGTTATGTTGGGAAACGGAGAAGAAGAGAATCAGATTCAGTGCCGCGTTAATAACTCGGAGATGATAAGTCCTCCCTTGTTCTACATTAAACTTGAACGTTTCTGAAAGTTACAAGAAAGTATGAGCCAAACCTCAAAGATACAAATGTTTGAAGTTGAAAGTTCATCAACTTTGAACATTGATGCGTACCTGGAATTGAGCAAGGCAAGAGATCCCCGGGTTGACCATTTATAGTGAGAGCATCAGATATGTTTGGGGCCCCTCCGGTTTCAGAAGACTGTCTGAAGACCTCATTGACATCATTAATCCACCACTCTCCTGCATATacataagtaaataaaaaattgcattttCCCCCTCCTACTTGCATCAGTATGTTCTAGCTATATTTGGtgaattacagaaaaaaaaaaaaaaaaaaaaaactgttaagGATAACTTTTCATACCAAATGTGATGGGAATCTCAGCATCTGGTTGAGGAAAAGGGTAGGGAGTATTCTTGGTTGGATAGACATAGATAGCACCATAGACAGTGGCTCTTAACCATTCACTGTGAGCATGCCACCATATGGTCCCTTcctcaaaagaaaaaatcaagGTTTGTCTGAATTTCATACCAGGTTGGATGGGGCACTGAGTGATGTATGATGGACCATCTGTCCATGGATTCCTTGGCTGCTTCACTCCGTGCCTGTACATAAATCGGTAATGGTTAATTTTCATCCACTCATAGGTTATCAAAATTGCTTAAGATAGAAGATTAATATTACCAGTGTAAAGTAATGTTGTAGTTTCCCTTGTTGTAAACATCAACGTAGATTGTGTCTCCTCTGTTGACTCTGATAGTTGGTCCTGGAAAGTTTCCATTCACTGTCAATATACTTTTTGTGGAACAAAGTCTGGTATACTGCGCTTCTCTAACCTGCAAGATTAATCAAACCCATTTAATTGTTTTCCTGTGAAAAAGAACAGAAATTTATATTCATGAACGCCATGGTGAATAACATTTCACCACTTTCTGTTACTCACTTCAAAAGTGTAATGACTCTGTGTTTGGGAACTAAGAGTGATCAAGGAAAAACACCACAGAATTTGGAGGAAAATATTCTTGGTGCACGACATTTTCACGAAAGAGAAAATGTTATGCAAGTCGTACTACAATGCTATTGGTAATAGTCAGTGTTACATATATAGGAAAAAGTTTTATGCAGGAGGTTTTGTAGGTTAGAACAAGAGATTGATTTGAGTGTGCATGAATTAGTTGTATTCTTCAAAAATCGGTGCGGCTTCATTGTCACATGTTTACCAGTAATGTATAAGTCAACACGTCAATCTAGCCATTTAATCAATTGTAAGAAAATTGCAAAGGAAATTAAAGAGGAATTTGTCAAGCCTTTTGAGTTGAAGGTAGCGTACATATTGGAAACTGCTTTATTTGGTGAGTATGATACAGATTGTATTGTACCTGTTCGAAAACACTGCAACAACAGCTTCACTTAAAAACCCATAATAAATGGCTAACTTTGGAATGAGATTCCATCCTCCGAATAGTTAAGATTGCTTAATCAAAAAAGTGTTAACTTTCGATTATTCTTCGCTTCCCGATTCTGACTTCTCATTATGTTAGGACTTCTACTTTTCTGCTTTGTGTACATGCACACGTTTTTTTCCGtatatgatttattataattagttgatgatgttaaatttatacttttcatGGAAACTATCCCCAATGTCAACAAATCACTTACAATGTCAACTATCTAttgaattaagatatatttaatattgtaaagaaaaataataaagaaaacttaCATGGTTCTTATAAAGATTACAAGAGGTGGATCTATTCGTAAATCTAGTCATTTATTTACTTCATACCATAAGTCAATTTTAACCagtaaaagtaagaaaaaaaaaatcattttcttaaatccaaataatataaaaacatgaaCAAATAATTGACATAGCAGGATGCaactttttctatataaaaacaTA
This genomic interval from Vigna radiata var. radiata cultivar VC1973A chromosome 8, Vradiata_ver6, whole genome shotgun sequence contains the following:
- the LOC106769824 gene encoding laccase-15-like; protein product: MSCTKNIFLQILWCFSLITLSSQTQSHYTFEVREAQYTRLCSTKSILTVNGNFPGPTIRVNRGDTIYVDVYNKGNYNITLHWHGVKQPRNPWTDGPSYITQCPIQPGMKFRQTLIFSFEEGTIWWHAHSEWLRATVYGAIYVYPTKNTPYPFPQPDAEIPITFGEWWINDVNEVFRQSSETGGAPNISDALTINGQPGDLLPCSIPETFKFNVEQGRTYHLRVINAALNLILFFSVSQHNLTVVGSDAVYTRPLTRDYICISPGQAMDVLLHANQEPGHYYLAARAYSTGFGVAFDNTTTTARIEYSGNYTPPSSPSLPNLPDFNDTQAALDFITNLRGLPERSPSPVPTNITTQIVTTISVNTLPCPNGRNDCQGINGTIFSASMNNISFQTPRIDILKAYYYHINGIYQSGFPRFPPFTFNYTADILPITLNTPTKETRVNVLNYGATVEIVFQGTNVVGGIDHPIHLHGYSFHVVGYGLGNFNQSQDPLNFNLVDPPYLNTVIVPINGWAAIRFVAVNPGVWFMHCHLERHQSWGMQTVFIVKNGNSSNLMLSPPPPDMPPC